One window of Esox lucius isolate fEsoLuc1 chromosome 25, fEsoLuc1.pri, whole genome shotgun sequence genomic DNA carries:
- the LOC117594131 gene encoding lymphocyte function-associated antigen 3-like, with protein MEYSQKERLSLTNILLCLAGMCFSVAQTGEEMLTQVVGGSITFSNPTKQRGSLLYNGGTIAVVVKGNMDSSYIDSFKDRIQWDQQTAQFTIRDLTTSDSGMYVVDVKGGPKTTYQLTVYEPVSRPMLTTAGNQICSVECSVKNERDVTLSWFSGEKILNQTSNPELSIKLSLPLEVDIQDKTSYRCEAANPVTKKNVTFHFPESCKVTEVPASPLTASIIRLILLPLILLTVIITLYLYYKMKRRQKRVTKENSMDIYANVNAVEMVSPVSRDEAGP; from the exons TGTCTTGCAGGAATGTGCTTCTCTGTTGCCCAGACTGGTGAAGAGATGCTGACACAGGTTGTTGGAGGATCCATCACATTTTCTAATCCAACAAAGCAACGTGGCTCTTTATTATATAATGGTGGTACTATAGCTGTGGTGGTTAAAGGAAACATGGACTCATCCTATATAGACAGTTTCAAAGACAGAATTCAGTGGGACCAACAGACTGCACAGTTCACCATCAGAGACCTAACAACCAGTGATTCAGGGATGTATGTTGTGGATGTGAAGGGAGGtcccaagacaacatatcaactcACTGTGTATG AACCTGTATCCAGGCCCATGTTGACAACAGCAGGTAATCAGATCTGTTCAGTGGAGTGTTCTGTCAAGAATGAGAGAGATGTGACCCTTTCCTGGTTCAGTGGAGAGAAGATACTTAACCAGACCAGCAATCCTGAACTGTCCATcaagctctctctccctctggagGTGGACATACAGGACAAAACCTCTTATAGATGTGAGGCTGCCAACCCTGTTACCAAGAAGAATGTGACATTTCATTTCCCAGAATCCTGCAAAGTGACTGAGGTGCCAG CCTCTCCTTTAACAGCCTCCATCATCAGACTCATATTACTGCCGCTCATCCTACTGACAGTCATTATCACTTTGTACCTATACTACAAG ATGAAAAGGAGGCAGAAGAGAGTGACCAAAGAGAACAGCATggatatttatgcaaatgtcaATGCAGTGGAGATGGTCTCACCTGTCTCCAGAGATGAAGCTGGGCCATGA